A genomic segment from Vicugna pacos chromosome 17, VicPac4, whole genome shotgun sequence encodes:
- the PDE12 gene encoding 2',5'-phosphodiesterase 12 yields MWRLPGARAALRGVRTAVERHSRAEAATETAAGAMERAVVRCVPSEPKLSLSFALADGSHKNMQRDQSEPLGRALNRIATNALKGHAKAAAAKKSKKNRPNASGGGACAGPGPEPAAASEPVVKLYYREEAVAEDVLNVDAWQDGAVLQIGDVKYKVERNPPAFTELQLPRYIMAGFPVCPKLGVEFGDPSGSLFRWYRETKPRTAEPESGGPSSLSPTSPSHGWTETGVDERVYTPSNADIGLRLKLHCTPGNGQRFGPSRELESGCPVEAGPGTCTFDHRHLYTKKVTDDSLIRTVSYNILADTYAQTEFSRTVLYPYCAPYALELDYRQNLIQKELTGYNADLICLQEVDRNVFTDSLVPALEAFGLEGVFRIKQHEGLATFYRRSKFSLLSQHDIAFHEALQSDPLHKELLEKLVLYPSAQERVLQRSSVLQVSVLQSTKDSSKKICVANTHLYWHPKGGYIRLIQMAVALAHIRHVSCDLYPGIPVIFCGDFNSTPSTGMYHFVINGNIPEDHEDWTSNGEEERCNMSLTHFFKLKSACGEPAYTNYVGGFHGCLDYVFIDLNALEVEQVIPLPSHEEVTTHQALPSVSHPSDHIALVCDLKWK; encoded by the exons ATGTGGAGGCTCCCAGGCGCCCGCGCCGCGCTTCGTGGGGTCCGCACGGCGGTGGAGCGGCACAGTCGGGCCGAGGCGGCAACTGAGACCGCGGCGGGCGCGATGGAGCGCGCTGTAGTGCGCTGTGTGCCCTCGGAGCCTAAGCTAAGCCTGTCGTTCGCGCTGGCTGACGGCAGCCACAAGAACATGCAGCGCGACCAGAGCGAGCCGCTGGGTCGGGCTCTCAACCGGATCGCTACCAATGCCCTCAAAGGCCACGCTAAGGCAGCTGCCGCCAAGAAGAGCAAAAAGAACCGGCCAAACGCAAGTGGTGGCGGGGCCTGCGCGGGGCCTGGGCCCGAGCCGGCTGCGGCCAGCGAACCTGTGGTGAAGCTGTACTACCGGGAGGAGGCAGTGGCTGAAGACGTGCTCAATGTGGACGCCTGGCAGGACGGTGCTGTGCTGCAGATCGGGGATGTCAAGTACAAGGTGGAACGCAACCCGCCAGCCTTCACCGAGCTGCAGTTGCCGCGCTACATCATGGCCGGCTTCCCAGTGTGCCCCAAGCTCGGCGTCGAGTTTGGGGATCCTTCCGGCTCCCTCTTCCGCTGGTACAGGGAAACCAAACCCAGAACAGCGGAGCCAGAGAGCGGAGGCCCCTCGTCATTGTCTCCCACTTCGCCCTCTCACGGTTGGACAGAGACTGGTGTGGACGAGCGCGTCTACACCCCGTCCAATGCTGACATCGGGCTACGGCTCAAGCTTCATTGCACCCCAGGCAATGGGCAGCGCTTCGGCCCAAGCCGGGAGTTGGAAAGTGGGTGTCCAGTGGAGGCCGGGCCCGGCACCTGCACCTTTGACCACCGGCATCTCTACACCAAGAAGGTAACGGACGACTCTCTCATCCGCACTGTCTCTTACAACATTCTGGCCGACACCTACGCCCAGACTGAGTTCTCGCGGACAGTCCTGTACCCGTACTGTGCCCCTTACGCCCTGGAACTCGACTACCGCCAGAACCTTATCCAAAAGGAACTAACGGGCTACAACGCCGACCTCATCTGTTTACAGGAAGTTGACCGCAACGTGTTTACAGACAGCTTGGTGCCAGCCCTCGAGGCCTTTGGGTTGGAGGGCGTGTTTCGAATCAAGCAGCACGAAGGCCTGGCCACTTTCTACCGAAGGTCTAAATTCAGCCTCCTTAGCCAGCATGACATTGCTTTTCATGAAGCCCTGCAGTCCGACCCACTTCACAAAGAACTGCTGGAGAAACTAGTTCTGTACCCATCAGCGCAAGAGAGGGTGCTCCAGAGATCTTCTGTCCTTCAG GTTTCTGTTCTTCAGTCTACAAAGGACTCTTCTAAAAAAATATGTGTTGCCAATACCCATCTCTACTGGCATCCTAAAG GTGGGTACATTCGTCTCATTCAAATGGCAGTAGCCTTGGCTCACATTAGGCATGTCTCATGTGATCTGTATCCTGGCATACCAGTTATATTTTGTGGGGACTTTAATAGTACTCCATCAACAGGAATGTATCATTTTGTCATCAATGGCAACATTCCAGAGGATCATGAAGACTGGACTTCCAATGGGGAAGAGGAACGGTGCAACATGTCTCTTACCCATTTCTTCAAACTGAAAAGTGCTTGTGGTGAACCTGCTTACACAAATTACGTTGGTGGCTTTCATGGATGTCTGGATTATGTTTTCATTGACTTAAATGCTTTAGAGGTTGAACAGGTGATTCCATTACCTAGTCATGAAGAAGTTACCACCCACCAAGCCTTACCTAGTGTTTCCCATCCCTCTGATCACATAGCACTTGTATGTGATTTAAAATGGAAGTAG